The genomic region ATATaatgcctcctctcacacagagacgGAATGAACGTTGATCACCACGCACGCTTGAGGTGATTTCAATCTTTAGGGTTCAAGTCCAATGTTTGAGATTCCTCAGGATGTTTCATCCTTACTCGGTAATTGGTTGCCCAAGATATATTTAGTGGCTAGTTTCGTTGTACGAActagtttcaatttatttatgcatGTTTTAAAAGCCTTTCTCTAGTTCTAAAATCGTCACACAAATGGCTATGTTTATACACCCAAAAACTTGGTGTAAATCAGAATTGTTTTCGGAAGGAAAATTccttgtacatatgtatgtacatacaacttttgaaggtacATAACGTGTGTTGTTTATGTACTAATGTGTCACTGCACACTCGACCCAGCTATGATAAACGGGTGTAATTACGTTACAATGGTCTGTTTGTGCTGATGAACCTGATGTTGGTATTTTCTCATAAAACAGAGTTACGTTTTTGGAAACGCGTCCACGGCAGTTACCTGATGGAATCCTTAGAAGTAGTAGATGTATCAGAGAGGAAATGATTTATTACCCTAAATATTACTATGCCATATGCATTCTCGAGCCTCGAATTTGTAATAGTACCGTAACTACTCAAAGTTTTGCCATCAacatgtattgtaaataatttactagAAAACCATCAACTTCTCATACCCGTAGAAAACCATACTATTTCTCCTGTAAATAATTGATAACCCTCTAAAAACAAAGAGCCATCAATATTGCCGCCCATTTCCCTTTAACTTGACACTTCAAACCTTTGTCAAAGTTAACATGTAAAAGTCACATGACCTCTATAACTATAATATCCTCTATGCACAAATAATTACTTTGTAAACAAACCGATAGCCGATATTTATTGCCACAGAAAAAAACACTATTTCAGGATATTGACGGCCATTTATAAAGACCCGCGAAAATTTACTGCTGACCACAGACTAAGGGCAGTTCGAAGGGTTAACGCGGGGCGCGGGGTGCCAATCTGATTTGGTTACTAGTGGTCTGCACGACAATAACATTGGTCGAGGATATAGTTTAAATGGATGAATACCTAATATTCGATGTCGAAGAAATTGTATTGTACCGGAAAATTTGCTGCTATTCAAAAATCTATTCTTTCTGAAAATTAGCTTAAtaagtatctatactaatattataaagaggaaaactttgtttgtttgtttggttgtaatggataaactcaaaaactaccagaccgattttaaatattccttcaccattagaaagctatattatctgcgagtaacataggctatattttatctcggtgcgggcagtagctcccacgggacgcgggtgaaaccgcgggaaaacggctagtgtcataataaattgaaagattttttttaacgttTCCGTTTACTTTTCACAAAAACCATGGCCACAAAGAAGCGATTTCAGTTATTGACTTCTCAAGTTTTTTCACAAACACAACTTTGCTTATGAAAGCACAGTTGTCCACAGTCGTATCCAGTTTTCTAGTATCCACGTCCACCCGTGGTGGTTTCCGAGGGTGGCACGTGGCCATCGGTCAGTATTCGCCCCGCGGCCGGCCGGCACACTATGGCACACCACAACTGACCGCTACCAACATGACGGATGACATACCAGGTGACTGTGTTCTTATTTTGAAATGCATCGACGCCATCATTGTTTTGTTGGCGGGAATTTGGTATGTAGAACTCTTTGGTCtattgttcttttttcaaaaattgtgttttgtttttgcttttaaattatGCAAGTTAGTGTTTGCTAACGATCGTGCTTGTCCCAGGGCATAAACATAATGGCTAACTTTACCTAACTagttgaaaattattcaaattaccaTTTGTATTCCTGGTTAAATATGCAAATTGTAAGTAATTGCACTTCTTTACGTAACTTGTATTTTTCCATGTTACTTGGACATGCTAAATTGATTTTTGGACATGCTAAATTGATTTGGCTCTGGTCTTTCAGAATAGCCTATTGCTTATCTATGTGTATTTTAAGTATGTACCTGGTCCAACTTAATACATCATCAGAAATAATAATAGCGATATGCATGTAAGTTTCATTCAATCCTCAAGAGATCACAcaccattattttctttttatttctttcatatttttggtTCATTGTCATTCTGTTGCAACAAGATAAAATCAGTGTAAATAGGTACAATGAAACTTTCAAAGCTCTGATTTTCAGttcattttattcaaaagcaTTAAGTAGTTCACACTTAGCACCTTAATTCTCAGATCAATCACAGCTATTCTTAAACCACAACAAACCCAAATTGCTTCAATTCTTTCGCGTTCACTCATTTCTTTTCAAAAGTTGTTGCCCTTTCGCCTACTTTGTAACAAAAGCCACTATTAAAATGTCATCTAAGAATTCCTTATAGGGGTTCAAGGTTCAACCCCAATTTCGAAATACCCTGACGTGCCTTGGCATATAAttacgaaatatttttcattcgtCAAACATGTTATATTTCACTACATATGTATGGCAATTTTATTATATCGATTGGGTTTTACTGGGTCACAGGTTAAACTGTGGGGACATTTGTATCTAATTTATTCAAGGAATATTTGGGTCAGTGGTAAAATCTTTATGTCACGTAAATTACTCAGTTATGGATACCCAAACGAATATTCAAATTCGGCCTTAATTGATTGATAGACGCATGTTAGTTAGGTAAACACAAACGCGCCAAACTTTTGTCAAGTAACTTTCTTTAcctcaaaataatatcaatttctGTATATCTCATAAAGGTAAAACTGTTGCACTACCCGAGGAATTAATGTTTTTAGGgcgtatttttttcattctattTGCAAATTCATGTTCAAGTTTTACCAAGCTGTCATTGATTTCAaactgtcatatttttttattggtaatAGGTTCGCGTTTGCCCTCTAATTTAATCATCTGATGGTAAGCGACGATGTGGTCGAAGATGGAACACGCTTGAACAGAATAAATTTAACCATTCGCTCTAGACTCCCAAATGCACGAACCTCCAAGTCACCAAAGTCCTGAAGTTACaagcactaaaatatttttccttcctcTAAGCAAATAAATAGCTCCATAAAAACCTGTAACATTTTTCCATTTTTCCGCTGCCATGTAAAGTAATGCAGTGACGTTGACACGGCGTGCATTCTACGTGCTAATAAttaccataaaataataaaaatgctatcTGACGTCACGCTATGGTTGTATGGAGTACGCATAACTGGTGCACTGGACTTtgctaaataggtacctatatatatacGTAGGTACTACATTTCCTAGATAATATATTTGCATGTCACTTAGTTACGCGGGCCTTGTTGTCTATTGTTAAGGCAGTTTCTATAAATAGTTTGTACAAAGTTGATagtaatgcgaaagtaattatgtttgtttaccAACTTTTTGTAACGCACTCATTAGTACATTGAGCTTTTTGACTGTCTCGAAATAATATCTAATTACCTACGcatgttaaaaattaaagtgTAAGGTTCTCTTCATAAGACTAGCAATGGAAAATGATGATAACTCTGAAAAATGAAAACGTCTgtatattattcaaaaaaatcttattttcttttttcataaGGTTGCGAAGCTATAGCTATTTTAACTCTTCTGAAGTATAAATAGGCGTCAGGCAATTTCCAAGGCTCACGAAATTCTAGATCTGATAAGCGTAATTACTCCTGCTAGTCTGTCAGCCTAAGTGTTTTGTTAGAAGGCCgaaatttacataaatatcgcCTGTTATAATGTAAGGAATTATTAATGATTGTGTTAGTCACAATCGCTGAACCAACAAaattttcagtaggtacataatatttctTATTGCTAAAAGATCAAGCTCCTGAAAATGTCATCCTACACTCACAATGGTAAACTTTAAGCTTTTTCCACATTGCCAAATTGGATTCTGTTACGATAAATTCATCAGGTATTTAGCACCACAAAATGTATATACGCATTATATATGTCAGCTTTTATCTAGATTCGCAACGTAGTCCTCTTGAAAAAATTAACTGTGGGGGCCTTTCTTGGGATAAGATAGCTCTTCGAGAGTACAGTCATTGCTCTGTGCTCGATATGATTTAAGACCGATacttttgctttaaaaaaaaaattgaattaacaCGTCATGCAAATTCAACACCCGTCGATATCAACACAGCAACTACGTCACAAAAGAACAATAGACGTAATCTTCTACAATCAAATCTAGAAGCCCAAGGACACACGTCGGAAATTACGTGACCCACTCTTAATGcgacttttacttttttttatactttccaTAGCTTACTGAAGCACTATATCATTTGAGTTCTGTGACGTCATTCGTCATGATTAATGTATGGAGGTTCTAATAATACAgacgcgatttttttttgttaaatatcaaGTAGGtgctgtaaattatttttttggtaattaattCCATGAATTAGTTATATAAGTTATTATTTCcagacattttaatatttaaagcaCAGTAACTTATACTAACTAGGTAcatcaataataacaaaattttcattaatttcctATTTACAAACAAACGGGTTTAATTTGATAATGTCAACTAACTTAAACCAAACATGTAACAAGCAAACatgtgatataaaataatatttgttttgaaaataataacttcGAATCAAACTATGTGGGTGCCCACGTGTTCGGTTtatgtacattaaaatatactaAGAATAGTATCTATGTACTACTGGATATTATGATATCATTTATTCTAATCGACAGTCAATCGCACTTAGCCTACGAgcacactaaaaacttttagttggccgatagtttctTTAGATGAATGGCACATTAAAGAGATTagtgcccattttcaccaacatatacctatatttaggGATttcctaagagcatttagggaacacttaatacgaatttcgttttcaccaacgtttaagtgtcccttatactTTTAAGTAttggggagcccttattctaagtgacccttagttagggaaacgttaagataTTATTGGTGAAAAACGGGGATAGGTATTTAGCCGATATCAGGCCGACTGACAACTTTGAGTGGAATCAAgagattcttaaaaaaaaattactatcagcgggtcaactatcggccaacaATTAAGTCTGCAGTTTGCTGGTAATCGTTGAACTTTGACCTATATTACAAACATAATCCTCTTTCAAGGCTTAAAGAGCAATCAAAGTCCTATTTTATGTTAGGTAACATTAAACTATCGCCTTGAAAAGCCTTAACGAGCGTAAAAACTATGGATGTTGTGTAAAAATATGAAGTCAGATGTTAGGAATACAGTCAATGTATGTGAATAAATGACAccattttaaaaaagaaagtcatcaggtactttattttaaaatgcaaagcTTGAAAAACTCAgacattatatgtatataaggaTCTATTATTTCTTAactacatacttagaaagttttATAAATCTTACTAGTTATAAGTTTAGAATTATTATCAACGTGTTATAGGACATTATGCTTTTTGCAATCATCCGGTCATGACGTCTGAGGCCCAGGTGTATTATCACACAATTACTGGTATAAAAATAGTAACATAATCACTCATATTTTCTGCGTGAGGATAAATATACACCTATATCAAGAATACCATACATGATTGGTATAATTTACCTGAGTAGGTTTTaagaattcaaaatattatatgtccAAGACGTGTTTCCAAAATATCTACCAATAAACTAGATAAGGTATGCAGACAAGTACTTACTAAGAACGACCCAAGAAAAATATGACCTACTACGAACTACTACGACCTTTACTACTAGTTCGTAGCCGTTTGCTACGAGAAACGTAGCAGTATATAATGTAGCATGTAGGTCAACAAAATCGTAGCATTATTTATGACTCTCTAGATTTCTCTCATTTACCCCTACAGTATACATGGACACTAGACTGAAGAATCATATTTGCAAGTAAACTCTATTTTACTTAACAAAGTGGTACTTTATCAGagtctaacagccagtttcttcatcaaaagttaaagccaaagtaaaagtcaaagtaatgtctaaagttaaggtaacggtcaaattcaatttttctattagttttgctgtcactttagccttgaaaaaacgaatttgaccgttacttttactttagacattactttaactttaacttttgatgaagaaactggccgtaaatcATACGTTAACTGTACCTATGCAAATCAATTCAAATCATTTCTAAGAAGTAATCAATATTTGCCCTTATTTCCTCAGAAACGGGTGCGGTGTTCACGTTCGGCAAGTCCCACTTCGCCGACAACGAGCCGAGCCACTTCTTCATCAAGAACGATCCCATCGTCGCCATCTCCTGTGGTGATGAGCACAGCGCTGTTATATGCcgtaagtattttgttttacgaGTTTCATCATCTGGACTGTTTCTCTGAAATACTAAGAAGTTAGCCAATTATCATCGACCTGCCCTTTTACTATTtgtgtctaaacacactatgccgaacgtacgcgaccgaagttccgCGGCTGATTTTACGTTCCAACGTAATCGCCTGATATGACACACCATAAGTGCCGAATTTACGCGGCAGAAGTTCAGTTGCGCAATTTTGTGTGTATGAACTTCGGTCGCGCATAATGTGTTTTCTTTAGAATACGTTGCCGCCGAATTTCCGCTGAACTTACGCCCGACTGAAGTTCGGCTGTACGCTATAACGCAACGTAATTTCGGCATAATGTGTCGCCAGTAATTCAAATAGCTTTGCAGGCGTAATCATGCCGAACTTCCGTCGCATATTCTtggcatagtgtgtttagacacttTGGTTTGAgatcggcgcaacatgtcttccTTTTCCATGCTTCTCTGTCTGATGTGATCTAAGAATTGCCTGTAAATTATagatgtatgtattttagtacCCTAGATTAGGAAAGAACCGTCTGAATCGCACAAGCATTCTTTCTTTGGCCCCTGGTAGGAACTACCTACTAGACGGATTGACGATTATTACTATTGACAGTAGTAGCCCGTGCAACAACTGGCCTAAAATGGTTTGGATGTCATTATTTAACTGCGAAGCCATAAGCTATCACCTTTGACTCAAGTGCTCGTTGACATTGCGTGTTCAGATCCTATAAGTATGAGTAGTCCTCAATCTTATTGCCCCATCGCCCAGCGTATTGAGTTATTATCAATGGCTATTATCAGGTCGACAGTTCAACATGCCAATGTCAAGACGTCGATATAAGGAGTGAGGGTAATATATGGCCTCACTTCTGACTTGTTGCCTTACGAacaacattatataaaaattattatatagaTAGGCAGAGACAAAACACCTCACCCTATATGCCTAAATATCTCGCAAAATAAAGGATCTATGCTGAAAGAAtctatagataggtacatagcAGACTTTCTGGGGTTGTTAGGTAGCATGTAGTCCAACATTAACGCTAGCTGATGCTGTACAGCAATGATTTCATAAAATGCTTTACtaaattactaaatatattttctagagAATGGACGTGTCTTCGTGTTCGGAGGCAACGCGTGGGGCCAGTTAGGCCTGGGCCATAAGGATGAAGTCACGCGGCCCAGCTGTGTGAAATGGCTCAAACCGCATAGAGCAATGTTTGTGGCCTGCGGGAGAGCACACACtgtttttgttacaggtaaacCTTTTCACGTTCCTTGATAAAAATGATGACTCATCAAAATTTGAGCAGTTTTTTTTGAAGATTCATTAGAGACCATATCATTGTTTAAATGAGTACTTGTTGTTCTTCTGTGTTCCATTTACTAGTATTTTTTAACACTACAATTGTGTTacaactagggctgccatctcgaatttcgccaaacccggacaaagattttaaaaaacccggacatttgacgtaaattgcattttttccccggacgggTACTCTTACACCGAATGAAGTTAGTGTTTTGTATCATAATGCcgataaatacgtaaatacagtaaggtgctttcttacatgaaaagtgtccgggttttccccggacgcttcttGAAAACCcacccggacgtcccccggacggggtcaaaacgaggacaaatctggggaaacccggacggatggcagccctagttacAACTAACTATTTTTGTCTTCCTTCTGTTGTCAAATATGTGTAGATAGAGATTATAATGTTCTTATATCGGACTTCCCATCAGATACAAACGCGATCTACACGGTGGGCTGCAACGATGAGGGGCAGCTGGGCACAGGAGACATGGAGCATCACATGGTGCCACAGTTCGTGGAGTTCGATGGAGACACGGGGCCTATTAGACAGGTGTCTGCTGGGAGCAATCACACTGCTATACTTACTGGTGAGCAGATTATGTAGCTAGTCTTATTTACCCTCAGCAGGTGTAGCTAGGCCCTCACTATCTGTTGGGCGAACACACAGCACTCTTTGagcattattttgtaaataatcagGACCTTAAAAGGCTCTTGCTTTCAAATACCAAAACAATACCTGAGATTCCTCAGAATAATGCAATGCTTTCAGAGCTAGTGAGAAATGAAACAATCTTTTGTAGCAAGATGTCTTACTTCAACTCTTTAACTTGTTGAGTGGTTAACAAGTGGAAGGAAGGTATCTTGGCACAAAAGTTTGTCTCCATACTGTTTCAGGAACTTGAAATGTTAATCAGTCAAACTTTCtaaatacctacttgaaaaGACATAAAAAATCCTTATGTACCGTGTTCTCGTCACTCGTCACTCACGTCTTTTGTTTGCCATCAGATGAAGGGCGAGTATTCGTGTGCGGCTCCAACACTGAAGGTCAGCTGGGGCTGGGAGAGGACACCAGGTCGTGCGTCAAGTTCACCGAGCTCAAGTTCATGGAGAAGATCGCCTTCGTCGAGTGTGGATACTACCATACTGTGTTTATTACTGGTTGGTTCATTTGGAGTACTGGGTTGTGTGTGGAAATGTTGTGTTCAAAATTAGAATAGGCTTTTGTTATCTCAAGAGTTCCAGAATTAGAAGTAGAAACAAAAGTACCagaacaaattattttcaaatcacaACTTTCTCAATTTTTTTCGATTACCACAAAACCAAGTAGGTACCCAATATCAAGTAGATACTTCATTATTTACGAgggagtaataattaattttgctgtAATCGTAGCTATTTACTACGACGCTAGTACGAAAACGAAAGTAAATATCTATTATATATTTAACAgcaatatttaatcaaaataagtgTATTAGCATGTTCCGTTCAATAAACTTTACTATAGGTAtcctataatatttatttcatattttcatgAATAACTTATGTTTACTATGTCATTATATTAAACGCTGGGGAAATTgaaccgtttaaaaaataatagccaGTCACCAAATTGGCTAGAATTGACAATACTTGTAGATACCTTAATAGGTAATTAACAATGTATGAAATAGATAAGAAATGCTGTATTATTTCCGTCAGTATCCCTTGACtaaaaactaagaaacaaaaGTAAACAATCTCTGTAGAACAATGTACCATTCTAAATTTTAATGTCCCAACAGCAAAAGGCGCAGTCTTCGTAACAGGAGATAATGAGAACCAAAAACTTGGAATACCCAACAAACCAACCACAGTCTATGTTCCCGAAGTTCTGCCTCTAAGCATTCCTATAAAGAGTGCCTGCTGCGGTGCCGCCCATACATTCCTTCTATCCATGGATGAAAGCAAGATCCTAGCCTTCGGGTCCAATGAGAAAGGGCAACTGGGTCTTCCGAAAGAGGTTGAACATGTAAAAGAACCAACTGAAATTGATATGGAGAAGATGTTTGATGGATTTCAATTGAAGCTGGTGGCTTGTGGAGCTATGCATACGGCATTTGTTACAGGTGTGTATATTGTTTTGGAGAATTTCTAGTAAAAAACCATATAGCTtattattctgaaaaaaaacgAAGATTAATGACACTGTACCTACAAATGCAGGTACCTACGTTCGTTAGTCATGtcgtgataaaataaaacagcggGTGACTAATTACACCTCTGCTATACAGCACATAAATTGCACAAGCTACAAAACTTGTGTGTCACAGTgtgtaacattaatttaataagtttTCATTTAGTGAATATTAAGGAAACGACACACAATTCATTTTGTTGAAAGCTCTATTCCTGTTTACTGAAAGCATTTATTGACACACATTCGATATCTAATGTAATTGGCTCATTTTCATTGTCACGTCAACATAAATAGTGAGTAAATTGCCCTCGTCGGGGCGGTATGATCAGTATTCGATTACCATTTGTCGTCGCTGGTCGTATTAAACTCGGCTTCACGTTGCAGACAACGGATTGCTTTACGCTTGCGGTGAGTCCCGACACAATAAACTCTGTTTGGAGGAAATCGACGATGCCGACAACGCGAACGAAGCGGTGCCCAATCAATACACACCTAAGCGGGTCACCGCTATGAATGGGCACATCGTCGACAACGTGGCCTGCGGGGGGTGCCACACGCTACTAAGTGCCACCAAGGGCTCCAACGCGGACTTCACCAACAACGACTTCAGCGTAGTGCACGAGGACACTCGGCAGATCTCCCTCACCGAACTCCCGCCACTGCAGAAAGTGCCAGTCATGAACAAATCAGAAGAACAAGCGCATGTTATCGAGGACATCACGAACTCTAACGTTGACGTGCACAACACCGATAACCTGAATGGAAATGTGAACGAAGAGTCCGGATCGATAGATTCATTAGAAGCCAACGTCAGCGGCTCCCATATTGTAAACATAAACGACCTTGAGAACGAAAACGGAAGCACGCATGACGCGCCCGATATAAACACAGACACGATTGATCCACCGCCCTCTAATGGAGAAACAAAAGTTGTGGAGGTCATCGAGACCATGGATACAATGGCCGACAAGGCTGAAAGTAAAGTTGAAGAAATTGTTACGACTGTTACAGATAAAGTGAATGAGAAAGTAGAAGTGGTTGAGGAGTTCGTTAAAAAGGCCGCGGTGATTTCTCCTGTAATACATGACGAAGCGAAGAAAGTTTTGGATATACCGGACAAAATGACGGAGGTGGCAAATTCGCCTCCACCGAAGACGCCGATATTACCAGAGCTGCTGCATATTCCGGACTTGAGTCATATAAGTCCGGTGCTTAGTAAACATAGTGATGATGGACAGAAAAGTGAAGGAGGGCAATCTGAGAATGA from Helicoverpa armigera isolate CAAS_96S chromosome 4, ASM3070526v1, whole genome shotgun sequence harbors:
- the LOC110374566 gene encoding X-linked retinitis pigmentosa GTPase regulator; its protein translation is MTDDIPETGAVFTFGKSHFADNEPSHFFIKNDPIVAISCGDEHSAVICQNGRVFVFGGNAWGQLGLGHKDEVTRPSCVKWLKPHRAMFVACGRAHTVFVTDTNAIYTVGCNDEGQLGTGDMEHHMVPQFVEFDGDTGPIRQVSAGSNHTAILTDEGRVFVCGSNTEGQLGLGEDTRSCVKFTELKFMEKIAFVECGYYHTVFITAKGAVFVTGDNENQKLGIPNKPTTVYVPEVLPLSIPIKSACCGAAHTFLLSMDESKILAFGSNEKGQLGLPKEVEHVKEPTEIDMEKMFDGFQLKLVACGAMHTAFVTDNGLLYACGESRHNKLCLEEIDDADNANEAVPNQYTPKRVTAMNGHIVDNVACGGCHTLLSATKGSNADFTNNDFSVVHEDTRQISLTELPPLQKVPVMNKSEEQAHVIEDITNSNVDVHNTDNLNGNVNEESGSIDSLEANVSGSHIVNINDLENENGSTHDAPDINTDTIDPPPSNGETKVVEVIETMDTMADKAESKVEEIVTTVTDKVNEKVEVVEEFVKKAAVISPVIHDEAKKVLDIPDKMTEVANSPPPKTPILPELLHIPDLSHISPVLSKHSDDGQKSEGGQSENETIPCGSDKSSPQTGKTKTQAVMPIVRSEDHIDVPEDAEHNEESDVVVHKTPEKGRFARMFQTIRDKENSCMGKGKVIEEKVVENVHKGIDTAEDSIHKVEETVETEIRNQTNSRTCTIL